From the genome of Pelosinus fermentans DSM 17108:
ATCTGCCATTTGGCAGAGGGGGAAGTCCGTTACAAAATCTCATTGTACGAGGTTTAGAGAATACAAAACTATCTGCATTAAAAGTAGACAGTGGTATGGATACTGGCGATATATATTTAAAAGAAGATTTAAATTTGAATGGAACTGCTGAAGAGATTTTCATAAGGGCAGCCGATCTTATTTTTACTAAAATGATTCCAGCTATTCTTGAGATACAGCCTATTGCGAAGAAGCAAACGGGGACGGTTACAAATTTTATTCGGAGAAAACCTGAGGAAAGTCAGTTATATCCTAATATGAAATTAACACAACTATATGATCAAATTCGTATGCTAGATGCAGATGGTTATCCTAAAGCATTTATTGAATTTGGTAAGTATAAGCTTGTATTATCCCGGGCTAGTTTAAAACATGGAAAAGTAATTGCGGATGTAGAAATTGTAGAGGAGGGACATGATGAGTAAGATTTTAGTAATTGTCGCTCATCCTGATGATGAACTACTTGGTATTGGCGGAACTGTAAGAAAATATCGTAATGCCAATCACGATCTAGAATGCATTATTCTTGGTGAAGGAATGACGTCCAGGGCAAATAAACGCGAAGATACTCCTAAGGGACTGATTGATGATTTACATGATCAGACAATTAAGGCCGCTCAGAAGATCGGCTATGCAAACGTGCACTTTTCTAATTTTCCAGACAACCGTTTTGATTCCGTTGATTTGTTAGATATTATAAAAGTGGTTGATAGCCACATACAGCGTTTTCAGCCAGAAATTGTTTATACACATCATTATGGTGATCTTAATATTGATCATCGAAAGACCTTTGAAGCTGTCATCACAGCTTGCCGGCCAGTCGGAACGTATTGTGTAAAAGAGATATACTCTTTTGAAACACCTTCTTCTACAGAATGGCAGTTTCAACATGGCGATAAAACCTTTAAAGCGAATGTTTTTGTTGATATAGAAGATACACTGCAGGTGAAGCTGGATGCAATGGCTTGTTATCAATCAGAATTAGGGGAGTATCCACATCCCAGGTCATTAGAAGCTTTAGAAATCATTGCAGCTAGATGGGGAACCGTAGTCGGTAAACGCTATGCGGAAGCTTTTGAATTAATCAGAAAGGTAGAATGAAATGGTAAGGATTGCAATAAGGGCTGACGGCGGAAAAGGTGTAGGCTTGGGTCACATTATGCGATGCTTGTCCTTAGCGAAGGCTTTTCGGAAGGTTGGGCATTTGGTTTATTTTCTTACGAAATACAACATGGGTATATCATTAATAGAAAAAGAAAAATTCGAAGTCATTCGAATACCTTCTGAAGAAAAAGAAAGAGAAGGTTTTTTTTACGGCAATTCCGAGCAGCTAGTATCTGAGGCACAGGTTATTCTTAAGCTTCTTCACCAATATAAAATAGATATATTAATAATAGATAGCTATAATATTACCAATCAATATTTTCTAACTTTAAAATCTTATGTAAGTTGTCTAGTCTATATTGACGATGAAAATAAATCGACGTATCCAGTGGATGTGGTGATTAATGGTAATATTACTGCTGCATATCTAGGATATCGAAAGTATAATAACAATCAAGTTTTGCTATTAGGACCACAATATAATATGATTCGTGACGAATTTAAAAATATTTCTCCTAGAGGGATTAGGGAAAATGTAGAAGAGATAATGATAACTACAGGTGGATCAGATCCTTATCATATGACTGAAAAACTACTGAATACTTTTTTAAATAATGATTACTTTAGCAAGGTCCGATTTAATGTGCTGGTAGGATCAGGCTTTACTACGAGCCAAGATTTAATTCATCTAAGTCAAGATCATGAGCGAGTAGTTTTGTATTCTAATGCGATAGCGGATACACCAGGTTTAATGAGGTATTCTACTATTTCTGAAATGATGCTACGTTCTGATATCGCACTATCAACTGGTGGCAGCACTCTATATGAATTTGCTGCGTGCGGCGTACCAGTCGTAGCATTTATTGTGGCTGAAAATCAAAGATTTCTTGTAGAAAAAATGGAGCATTTAGGTTATATAATCAATTTAGGGTGGCATAATCAAATTTGTGAGGAACAAATAGTAGATCGTACTAGGCGATTAATGAATGATTATGCCGCAAGAGCTAAGATGAGCAGCAAATGCCTGGAGCTAGTTGATAGTTTGGGAACAGAACGAATTGTTAAGGAGCTGACTAGGGAGTTTGTTAGTAGCTAGTAGTTTATTTAGATATTATCATAGTAAGGGATTTTGATGGACTTGCATAGGGTTTACGAGTGATTTTATGTTATGGAAAATTATGATTTTCCCTTAAAGACTGTGCACATAAAGGCCAAAGCAGAGGTACCTTAAAGCAAGTTTATAATTGGCTATAGATGATGATTTCATCGTACCTTTTGGAATATTATAACAAAATATGCGAGCTATTTTTTAGGGATACAAATGTATGCATTAGGTTGGGGAGGTTACTTATTTATGTTATCAGGGAAAAAGATGTTTATTCAGCCGCAATATTTTAGTAAATTTAGATGCATTGGTACAGAATGTGAGGATACTTGCTGTAGCGGATGGAAAGTCATCATTGATAAAAACACATATAAAAAATATCGTGAATGCTCAGATAAAGATTTGCGTAGACAAATGGATAAACAAATAACACGTAATCGTGGTGTTAATGCTAATGATGATTATTATGCTAAGATAAAAATGGATTCTGAAAGCAACTGCCCATTTTTAAATAACGAAAGGCTTTGTATTATCCAAAAGAAGATGGGTGAAGAATATTTATCAAAGATCTGTAATAGTTATCCTAGGGAGTTGCGGTGCATTGATGGTATAATCGAAAGGTCTCTTAAACTGTCATGTCCCGAGGTTACACGGTTAGCATTACTTGATTCTGGTTTGATGGAGTTTAATGAAGTGGAAGATCAGTTATCCATGCACAATAATATAGTAGTAACTATAGATACTACAGATGCTAAATATAATAAAAGTTTGGAAAAGTATTTTTGGGCCTTGCGTATTTTTACAATAATTACTTTGCAAAAGAGAGACTACTTATTGTGGGAGCGCTTGATTATTCTAGGTCTTTTTTATGATAATGTGAATAATGCTGTGAATGAAAATAAGCTAGATACGATTCCTCAGGTTATCAATAAATATGAAACTATGATAGAGCAGGGGTTCTTACACGAAGAATTAAAGCAAATTCCAGTAAATAATGCTGTTCAGATGAATTTGATAAAAACATTAGTAGATGCAAGATGTAGTTTTGGCGTAGATACGAGCTTTGCAGATTGGATATCAAAATTTTCACAAGGTATTCAATATAATTCTGAAGATGACATAGAAGTAAATGCTGCTAGATATGAAGAAATCTATCGAAAATATTATGAGCCATACATACAGCACAAGGAATACATATTAGAAAATTATATGGTGGACTATGTGTTTAAAACAATGTTTCCACTTAGTGGCAAGAAATGTTGTTTTGATAGTTATATAATGATGATTGTTCATTATGCGATAATAAAAATGTTGCTTATTGGCATAGCTGGGTTTTATAAAGAAAAGTTTGATAATAAACAAATTATAAAGTTGATTCAGTCCTTTGTTAAAACTGTTGAACATAATCCATTATATTTAAAAAATGTTTTAAACTGTTTTACTGAAAATAAATTTACTTCTATGGCATATATGGCTATTTTGATAAAGAATTAATAACTTATAATTAAAATGGTGATTATATTTTTATTGGTAAATTTTTACGATAGAACATACAGATAACACATCCTGCCTTGAGGGGTATCCCTCTCAAAAGGGGATTTTAAAAAAGACTTTTCGGAGGTTAATTATGCAGCCAATTAAAATGCAACAATTTGCGATAGGTAAAGAATATTGTCCCTTTGTCATAGCAGAAATGTCTGGAAATCACAATCAATCACTAGAACGAGCATTGGCAATTGTGGATGCGGCGGCAGATTGTGGCGTACAGGCTCTCAAGTTACAGACATACACAGCAGATACGATGACCATTGATATTGAGGATAAAGAATTTTTTATTGATGATTCTGAGAGCTTGTGGAAAGGCAAATCTCTTTACAATTTATATCAGGAAGCTTATACGCCTTGGGAATGGCATAAACCAATTTTTGATCGCTGCCGTGAGCGAGGGATGATTGGCTTTAGTACTCCCTTTGATGAAAGTGCTGTTGATTTTTTAGAATCTCTGAATGTATCTTGCTATAAAATAGCTTCTTTTGAAATGACAGATTTGCAGTTGATTCGAAAAGTGGCTGCTACCGGTAAGCCCATGATCATATCTACGGGGATGGCAACTGTGGCAGAGATTGATGAGACGGTACGGGCAGCCAGACAAGGGGGATGCCAGGATCTTATTTTGCTTACATGTACTAGTACATATCCCGCGACACCAGCCAATACCAACTTAATGAAGATTCCTCATATGAAGGATTTATTCTCCTGCCAGGTGGGCTTGTCTGATCATACCATGGGGATTGGCGCAGCGATTGCTAGTATCGCATTAGGAGCGACTGTTATCGAAAAACATTTTACGCTATCAAGAGCCGATGGTGGTGTAGATTCCGCTTTTTCGTTAGAACCTGCAGAAATGGCAGCATTGGTTACAGAAAGCGAACGGGCTTATCAGGCACTGGGGCAAGTTAGTTACGGCCCGAGTAAGGCAGAGCAAGCATCTTTACAACATCGAAGATCCTTATATGTAGTAGAAGATATTCAGGCGGGTGAATTGTTTACCAAGCATAATGTACGGGCCATTCGACCTGGATTAGGTCTGCCGACGAAATATTTAGATTTAGTCATTGGTCGAAAAGCAAAAGAGGATGTGGGGCGAGGTACACCTGTGAGTTGGGAAATACTGTGATGCTATGGTGTTGTTCAAGATGTTTTTAGTAAAGGAACGCATTATAGGAGTCTTTTTTCTTGCAATTTATTTCTAATAAGCTTATAATATAGGTTAAGAACCTATTGCTTAGGTCTGTGGTTGAAAGTCGAGGCCAGTCGCAGGCGAAACGATCCACATAAGGAGTCCAAAGCGGCTCTGAGCATGGTGCGGTTTAGGGGTAAGTCCTGCCGAGTTATTAGCTACGTCAGCTAGATTCGAGAGTGGCAGTAGTGAGGAGATTGATTTCTTATTAGCGAACCTTCCAGCAGGCGGGTGTGGGGGCAAAGACCAGGTCAGCTAAGCAGTGTGGTCCTTTAGAATTCATAAGGTGAGGGGATTTCTTTAATGGCTTTTCAGGACAAAACTCTAAAATGTAAGGACTGTGGCGTAGATTTTGTGTTTACAGCAGGAGAGCAGGAGTTTTACGCAGAAAAGGGATTTGAAAATGAGCCTGCACGTTGTCGCGAGTGTCGCGATGCGAAAAAACGCAGTCGCGAAGGTGGCGAACGTCAAACATCACAACGGGAAATGCATGAGGTGATTTGTGCTGGATGTGGTATTACTACACAAGTGCCATTTAAGCCTCGTAACGATAGACCGGTTTATTGCCGGGAATGCTTCACAGCGCAAAGGTCATAAGTACGCAGCACTCGGATGAGAAATCATCCGAGTTTTTTTGTTGTATAAAGTAAGTGAGAACTGCCATTGGTGTGAGGTCTTGCAGCTTCGTACATGAAGATTGGTCTTGTTAAAGAATAGACGTAAAAAAGAGCAGATCCGTAAAGGTTTGCTCTTTTATATTTTATGGCAGGCTATCGATATATTTCCCGTCGATGTCCTATATGCAAAGCTAAGATGATAGCTTCGCTTTTTACTATTTCCAGGATAATACGATAATCGCCAACTCTGAGCCGCCAAGTATTAGGTATGCCACTAAGTTTTTTTATATCCTTCCCAATTAAGGAAATTTCCAATTCTAAAAGTTCGGTAATAAATTCGTTTGCAGGTAAATGCATCTAATTTTTCTAAATCTTTTTCGGCTCTTTTGGTAATGACTACTTTCATGAATCCAAATCTCTTATAAAATCGGTCAGTGGTCTGACATTACCAGCCTTAATATCTTTTTTTGCTGCGGCAATAGCTGCTAGTGCATTATCAGAAAGTGGTTCGTCATCAAGAGGAACATGATTTAACGCTTGCAGGAAAACTTGATCAGCTTTTTCAATCAAAAATTCCAGGAAGCGTTTGGCAGCTTCAGTTTCGCCATCAGGTAACGCGTCAATCAGCTTGTATAGATCTTGTTTTGCGGTACTCATGTTGGTACCTCCTTGCTGAAAAATATTTTACTTATTGTTACTGTATCATACTCGACCGATAGTAGCAAGGTTAAGGAGAAGAGAGCTGGTGCTTATGAGAGCACCAGCCTTTTAGTCATTTTATATAGCGTTTTAGAGTGTCCCAGAAGTTTTCACGGGTTCCTGCCATAATGACGATTACTTTTCCGCCATCAGTGAGATTGTAAATTCGATATGCGATTTCATAGTTGGTTTTGTTATAGTAGATATCATAGCCATACATGCCAGATAAATCGCCACTTTTCTCTTCGCCGATATAGGGATCTTTTTGAATCTCTTCTAGTGCATTTTTATATTTTTGCTTCAGGTTCTTATCTTTAAGTTTTTTGAAATATTTTTCGGCTGGGGGTAAGAAAATAAGCTGATACATATTAATTATCTGTATTGAAGATTTCTTGGAATTTATCTTGGCTGTGGCTGGTCAAAGCAGTTTTATCTGCTTCGGTGATTAATAATTCGACAGCAGGACGAACCTTTTGGTTCATTTCTGTAAATTTAGTAAGTAATTGTTCGCCTGATAATCCTTGAGCGACAAGATCACTCAGAATTTCTACAGCAAATTCGCCTGTGAATTCAGGAGAGATGGGTTTTATGATTAACGCCCCATCTTTAATATAGCAATCGACTTCATTAGATATTCCTAACATTTCATGGAATTTAACAGGAATAGTAATCTGACGTTTGCGGGAAACGCTAATTCTCTTTCTGTCCATGGCTTCACGTCCCAGTATATTTTTAGTAAGGATTCTCGTCATTATTATATACCTCCGGTCAAAGAAAGATGCATGTCAAATTTTCTTTGTTTCTTTGATTTTTATTATACATGTTTTCAGGAGCGATGGTCAAGGGGCAAGTCTGGTAAGGCTAGGTAAGGGAGCTTGTGTGTGTACTGTTTAATGCCATCGTGCTTGAAATGCAAAACTGTAAGCGATCAAGTAAAATCTACCCAAAATGGGCACTAAAAAAGCTAGTATTGATGAGAGAGGGGGAAAAGTGAAATAAGACGGTTACAATACAGGTTATATTTTCGATTCGTTTTAGAAAGTCTCAGAATGTTTGTATTAGATAAGAGAAGATAATTTTGTGTAGCAGCAGGAATTTACTCTTGTACAATCGAAATAAAGCGACAGGTGTAGTATTATGACTGAATTACGGTAATAATGTGTATATATTTCTTATTACGTTGCTGGTAGCTTCCATGCACATCCAGTGGGCAGACTAAAGAGCAGAAAAGCCGTATATGGAGAATTGAAAAAGGATGAAGTGATATGAGAGTAGTAACAGAGGAGTTAGTGTTGCATTTTTTACAGAAGTATCCTCGTCGCACGATTTCTCTTGTGGAGATAGAAAATGTAATTCCAGGTGGGATCGAATATCGAGATTTTGCAGATAGTATGAAGAGGTTGATGGCAGATGGAGTCGTGGTTCCGATTTCCAGTCAAGGGACGAATCAAGCCCAGCCGCCATTGCCGATTCGATATCGCATCCATAAGCAGAAAATGCAGGCTGACTTTTTTGAAAGAATACGAAAACGTCAGCTTTCTTTGCATCCTGGCATCAATATAGAACATTATTTTAAAGGATCAGAAGCTAAGTGGAATAGGGAGCAGGTATGGCTGGATCAGCTGGATTCTTATCTGAAGGCTTTTGGTCTGCCAAAGACGGAGACTTCTGTATGGGAGCGTTCCTATGAGATTATGGGAGATGAGAAATGGATTCGGGATGGCGGCGGCGGTGCTTTTTTGCAGCAGGTTGGTGTATATGAGAAACTGCAAATGATGGAGCTTGCTGAGCCTCTCCGGTTTGCACTCAATCCCAGGCGTATTCAAGATGCGCAATGTTATCATTTAATTGTGGAAAATAAAACGACTTATGACGCTTTGGTGGACATTTTGCCTGAGACGGATCTTCTTACGCTGATTTATGGTGCGGGCAAAGGTTTTTTGAATAGTATCACCCAGTTGGAGAAACAGCTGCATCTGGAAGGTGCTTCGCATACGTTGTATTATTTTGGTGACCTGGATTTTGAAGGCATCACCATATGGCACTTATTGAATCAACGTCGCCCGGCCTCTTTGGCTCTGCCCTTTTACCAGGCTTTATTGGACAAGCCGTTTCATCAGGGAAAAGAAAATCAGCGTAAGGATCTTAGAGCCTATGAACAGTTTTTGCAGAGTTTTTTAGCTGCGGATCAGGAAAAAATCCAGAATCTTTTTGCCAAACAGGGCTATTATCCCCAGGAAGCCTTATCGATACAGGATTTGCAGCATATGGGGAGGACCACTCAATGGAAGAGTATTTAAAAGATACGACGAAAGGTTTTGGGGAACGCTTTAGACGGTTGGCTATTTTCACGCCTTTATTTTCCCTAAAAGGCAAGCGAAAAAGTGCGGTGCTGCCTTTTGACATTGATTGGTTTAGTTTAGGATTATTGACGTTGCTCTTTTTCTTTGAAAGCAAGCTGCATCGCCAAGGGAGAAAAGGCCGTCAGGAACTTGCTGATTATTTATATGAAGCAACCCAGGGGCAGATTGGTGCTACGCGCGCTCACTATGATCTGATCACGGAGACCATTATGGATACCTTTCGGGACCCGATGGGCAAGCGTCATAATGAAGTTTTTTTCAATTGGGAGACTGGTACTCAGGAGGTCGTTCAATTTTCCTTATTAAAGACGGATGCTTTTGATCAGGACAATAATCGGCAATATTTTACCTTGGATGAAGCAGGGTTAGAGCTGATCTTTGCGACGAAAGAATATTTTAGTGAGTTTCGGATCTCCATTGCCCAGCTTTTAATTCGCAAGCAGCTGGAAAAGGGTGAGTTCGCAAGTGCCTTGCATGAAATCCATGAAATGCGCATTGCCGTGCAATCTCTGCGGGATCATATTCAACGTTTGGGATTAGAGGTAACTCGCAATATTATTTCTGATGATACCTATGGGAAATATGCGAAGACCATCGAAAACGTGTACGAAAGGCTGACACGGGAAGATGAAGAGTTTCGTGAGCTGTATGGTTTTGTTAAGGAAACAACGGCAAAAATTCAATTTGAGAGCCAGGAACAAGTCGATGAGGAGGCTCGCCTTCAGATTGCTCAGGTGTCGATTGAATTGGGTGAGGTGCACCAACTGCATCATGGCTTATTGTATAATGTGATGCAGCTGAAGAACAAAGCTTTGGAAGCGGCTCGGCAGGCGCTTTTCTCAGCGGGGATTCAAAGCTTTAATTTTGATCAGGAGATTGTATCCAGGATTGTGTCTTCGCCCCTGCCGGAGGAAGCGGTAAAGGGATTGGTACATCCCTTTACCCGATTGCATCAGCAGACCAGTTGGTCTTTGCTGGCCCTTTTATTTCCCCAGCGGCTGCAGCGAAGCGACCAGGAGGAAGAAACGGCAGCTTATCCTGAGATGGAAGAGGAGGAATATCGTCAGCACACTCTGCAGCAGGAAGAAAATTTTAGCCGCATTATGGAGGAAGTGATTCAGGTCATGGATGGCAAGGATTCTATGGAATTAAAAGATATGGTATCAGGTTTGCCGGGAGAGCTTTTGCAGCATCGTTCTTTCTATGATTTTTGGCTGTTGCTCCATCAGCGGAGTCCTGTTGTAAAGGGCGTGGGGGAAGGCAAACATGTTTTGGATAAAGCCTTAGCCCTGTTAGGGGATGACATTCTGGAAGTTGGGGAAAAACCAGAACTTTTACAAATGACAGAGCAGTATACACTACAGAATATGTGCTTTACGAGGCGGAGGAAAGATGGATGAATTATGAACAGCAGGATATTGTAAAGGCTTTTCAACTCTATACTCGTCTGGCAGCCCAAGGGTTTATTGCTGAGGAAGATGTGGAATATTATCTCATGCACGAGGATGTACAGAGCTTATTAGAACAGTTTGTTCACTATGTAGATGCCATATTGGTTCAACTTGCTGCACCCGCAGGGAAGAGCGGGAACGGTTTTACCAGGAGAAGTTTGCTGCCCAGGTTCATGTTTTTACTGAATTAGTATCTGTGGTGAAAGAACAGTTGTCCTGCAATCGGACTAGGGTTGAGGAAGAATTGGCAATGACAGCAGGAAGTCATCAACAGTTGCAGCAGGAAATGGAAAAGTGGCAAAAACTGATTACCAAGATGGAAACTCGAAATGGGAAATTGGAATTTTTGACAGAAGCAGTTGTCGTTACGTCCTTAACAGGAGAAGAGGTTCAATCCTTTCCTTATGAAAGTATCGGGATGGTGGCTGCTTTATTGGAGGCTATGGAAGCTTCTTATGAAGAGCTGGCAGCCAGTAAACGGATCGTGGAGCAGGCTAAACTTCATTTTGAAAAGTTTTGTCATCATTCTAACTTTCAAAATGAAAAAATGCGGCAAAGTATTCTCAATGGTATCCGGCAAAAACAAAGCTATCAGCAATTAGTGATTTGGGAGAAGGAACTAAGACACCACATTCAAGGGGCCAATCGAGTGGCCGAGCAAAATATGCAGGCCTACAATGAAGATATTAAACATTTTATTAATCAGCTTCACTTGCATCTCATCAGTATTTGTGATGAAATGGGGCTGATTCAAAAGATGACAGGGGTAAAAGTTGAGGAGCATTATAAAACGATTTATGAAATAAAGACACCTGTATGGGAAGAAAGCGCTGCTAAAGAAAAATTGCTGGAGCATTTGGAATGGATGACCGAGCAATTGGCAGCAGATAGTTACAAGCAGGAAGATGGCATGGAGGATAGTAAAAAGATACGAAAAAATATTGAGAACTGGCTGAGTCCTTCTTATCTCTTTACCCGGATTAGTCCTAATAAGAATTTTACGGTAGGGGTACGCAAAGTGTCCAATGATAGCCGCATCAGCAACTATCCTGTGGATTGGGCTACGTCGAATAGTTGGTCGGGGGGAGAAAAGTGGAGCAAGAATATGGCTCTGTTTTTAGGGATTCAAAGTTATTTAGTGGAAAAACGCCAGCCCAGCAGGCAGAGTAAGGGTCATAGCCGCACAGTGGTGCTGGATAATCCCTTTGGATAAGCTTCCAGTGATCATGTACTAGAGCCGGTGTTCTTTATTGCTGAAAAATTGGGGTTCCAGGTCATTGCTCTTACGGCTCTGGCAGAGGGAAAGTTTCTGCGGGATTACTTCCCCATTATTTATAGCTGCCGACTGCGATCAGCAGTGGGTGGCGAGACATCCGTCATGAACAAAGAGCTCCATGTCAATCATGCCTTCTTCCAGGATAAATACCCTCAAACTCTAACACGCCTTGGGCAAGTCAAACAGATTGAGTTATTGAGCTAAATAAAAAAATGAAAACCAATGAACCGCGAAGATATGAAATAGGTATCCCTTTGTGTATTTCGCGTCTTTGCGGTTCAAAGTGTTTTCTTTTAAAAATACTCCTGCTATAATATTGACTAAATATGCATAAACAATGTATA
Proteins encoded in this window:
- a CDS encoding type II toxin-antitoxin system RelE family toxin; amino-acid sequence: MHLPANEFITELLELEISLIGKDIKKLSGIPNTWRLRVGDYRIILEIVKSEAIILALHIGHRREIYR
- a CDS encoding zinc-ribbon domain containing protein, whose protein sequence is MAFQDKTLKCKDCGVDFVFTAGEQEFYAEKGFENEPARCRECRDAKKRSREGGERQTSQREMHEVICAGCGITTQVPFKPRNDRPVYCRECFTAQRS
- the pseG gene encoding UDP-2,4-diacetamido-2,4,6-trideoxy-beta-L-altropyranose hydrolase, which encodes MVRIAIRADGGKGVGLGHIMRCLSLAKAFRKVGHLVYFLTKYNMGISLIEKEKFEVIRIPSEEKEREGFFYGNSEQLVSEAQVILKLLHQYKIDILIIDSYNITNQYFLTLKSYVSCLVYIDDENKSTYPVDVVINGNITAAYLGYRKYNNNQVLLLGPQYNMIRDEFKNISPRGIRENVEEIMITTGGSDPYHMTEKLLNTFLNNDYFSKVRFNVLVGSGFTTSQDLIHLSQDHERVVLYSNAIADTPGLMRYSTISEMMLRSDIALSTGGSTLYEFAACGVPVVAFIVAENQRFLVEKMEHLGYIINLGWHNQICEEQIVDRTRRLMNDYAARAKMSSKCLELVDSLGTERIVKELTREFVSS
- a CDS encoding PIG-L deacetylase family protein yields the protein MSKILVIVAHPDDELLGIGGTVRKYRNANHDLECIILGEGMTSRANKREDTPKGLIDDLHDQTIKAAQKIGYANVHFSNFPDNRFDSVDLLDIIKVVDSHIQRFQPEIVYTHHYGDLNIDHRKTFEAVITACRPVGTYCVKEIYSFETPSSTEWQFQHGDKTFKANVFVDIEDTLQVKLDAMACYQSELGEYPHPRSLEALEIIAARWGTVVGKRYAEAFELIRKVE
- the fliB gene encoding flagellin lysine-N-methylase, which codes for MLSGKKMFIQPQYFSKFRCIGTECEDTCCSGWKVIIDKNTYKKYRECSDKDLRRQMDKQITRNRGVNANDDYYAKIKMDSESNCPFLNNERLCIIQKKMGEEYLSKICNSYPRELRCIDGIIERSLKLSCPEVTRLALLDSGLMEFNEVEDQLSMHNNIVVTIDTTDAKYNKSLEKYFWALRIFTIITLQKRDYLLWERLIILGLFYDNVNNAVNENKLDTIPQVINKYETMIEQGFLHEELKQIPVNNAVQMNLIKTLVDARCSFGVDTSFADWISKFSQGIQYNSEDDIEVNAARYEEIYRKYYEPYIQHKEYILENYMVDYVFKTMFPLSGKKCCFDSYIMMIVHYAIIKMLLIGIAGFYKEKFDNKQIIKLIQSFVKTVEHNPLYLKNVLNCFTENKFTSMAYMAILIKN
- a CDS encoding AbrB/MazE/SpoVT family DNA-binding domain-containing protein, with amino-acid sequence MTRILTKNILGREAMDRKRISVSRKRQITIPVKFHEMLGISNEVDCYIKDGALIIKPISPEFTGEFAVEILSDLVAQGLSGEQLLTKFTEMNQKVRPAVELLITEADKTALTSHSQDKFQEIFNTDN
- a CDS encoding DUF6063 family protein, producing MNYEQQDIVKAFQLYTRLAAQGFIAEEDVEYYLMHEDVQSLLEQFVHYVDAILVQLAAPAGKSGNGFTRRSLLPRFMFLLN
- the pseI gene encoding pseudaminic acid synthase: MQPIKMQQFAIGKEYCPFVIAEMSGNHNQSLERALAIVDAAADCGVQALKLQTYTADTMTIDIEDKEFFIDDSESLWKGKSLYNLYQEAYTPWEWHKPIFDRCRERGMIGFSTPFDESAVDFLESLNVSCYKIASFEMTDLQLIRKVAATGKPMIISTGMATVAEIDETVRAARQGGCQDLILLTCTSTYPATPANTNLMKIPHMKDLFSCQVGLSDHTMGIGAAIASIALGATVIEKHFTLSRADGGVDSAFSLEPAEMAALVTESERAYQALGQVSYGPSKAEQASLQHRRSLYVVEDIQAGELFTKHNVRAIRPGLGLPTKYLDLVIGRKAKEDVGRGTPVSWEIL
- a CDS encoding Wadjet anti-phage system protein JetD domain-containing protein, whose translation is MRVVTEELVLHFLQKYPRRTISLVEIENVIPGGIEYRDFADSMKRLMADGVVVPISSQGTNQAQPPLPIRYRIHKQKMQADFFERIRKRQLSLHPGINIEHYFKGSEAKWNREQVWLDQLDSYLKAFGLPKTETSVWERSYEIMGDEKWIRDGGGGAFLQQVGVYEKLQMMELAEPLRFALNPRRIQDAQCYHLIVENKTTYDALVDILPETDLLTLIYGAGKGFLNSITQLEKQLHLEGASHTLYYFGDLDFEGITIWHLLNQRRPASLALPFYQALLDKPFHQGKENQRKDLRAYEQFLQSFLAADQEKIQNLFAKQGYYPQEALSIQDLQHMGRTTQWKSI
- a CDS encoding type II toxin-antitoxin system RelE/ParE family toxin, whose amino-acid sequence is MYQLIFLPPAEKYFKKLKDKNLKQKYKNALEEIQKDPYIGEEKSGDLSGMYGYDIYYNKTNYEIAYRIYNLTDGGKVIVIMAGTRENFWDTLKRYIK